In one Drosophila pseudoobscura strain MV-25-SWS-2005 chromosome X, UCI_Dpse_MV25, whole genome shotgun sequence genomic region, the following are encoded:
- the LOC6902280 gene encoding farnesol dehydrogenase — MDRWQDRVAVVTGASSGIGAATAKALVEAGVVVVGLARRMDRMEALRAELPEEMQGRFHLMHCDVADLDSLTAAFDWVEEQLGGVDILVNNAGCLFAGQLLTQDLEKLEQVWKVNIMGVLNCTRRAFRSMQQRDVAGHVVLINSLTGETIINPPGDELQVLNMYPLTKHGIKAMLEVLRQEFRGFKTKIKITSITPGVTDTEILPRGYDSLPMLRPEDIAAGIIYALATPPHVQVHQLTIKPLGEPF, encoded by the exons ATGGATCGTTGGCAGGACCGAGTGGCCGTGGTTACGGGTGCCAGTTCGGGGATCGGGGCCGCCACGGCCAAAGCGCTCGTCGAGGCGggcgtggtggtggtgggccTGGCCCGCCGGATGGACCGCATGGAGGCGCTGAGGGCCGAGCTGCCGGAGGAGATGCAAGGGCGCTTTCATCTGATGCACTGCGACGTGGCGGACCTGGACTCGCTGACGGCGGCCTTCGACTGggtggaggagcagctggGCGGCGTCGACATCCTGGTGAACAATGCCGGCTGCCTGTTCGCCGGCCAGCTGCTCACCCAGGACCTGGAGAAGTTGGAGCAGGTCTGGAAGGTGAACATCATGGGCGTCCTCAACTGCACGCGCCGCGCCTTCCGCTCCATGCAGCAACGCGACGTGGCCGGCCATGTGGTGTTGATCAACAGCCTCACGGGCGAGACGATCATCAATCCGCCGGGCGACGAGCTGCAGGTCCTCAATATGTATCCCCTGACCAAGCACGGCATCAAGGCCATGCTCGAGGTGCTGCGCCAGGAGTTTCGCGGCTTCAAGACCAAGATCAAGATCACG AGCATCACGCCGGGGGTCACGGACACGGAGATTCTACCCAGGGGCTATGACTCGCTGCCCATGCTGAGGCCCGAGGACATTGCCGCCGGCATTATCTACGCCCTGGCCACGCCGCCGCACGTCCAGGTGCATCAGCTGACGATCAAGCCGCTGGGGGAGCCCTTCTAG
- the LOC6902279 gene encoding farnesol dehydrogenase, producing MERWHNRVAVVTGASSGIGAELARKLIAAGVVVVALARRLERLEQLSQELGPQLHIRQCDVTDLESVNAAFDWVEERLGGADILINNAGKLSGGQLLTMALDTVQQVLQTNVMGVVYCTQRAFQSMRQRSASGHVVLLNSVVGHYLFNPLPGSQQELNMYPATKHAVTALTELFRQEMREFKTQVKVTSISPGLVDTEMVPEAYKCLPMLQAEDVANAIMYALATPAHVQVHELTIKPLGEPF from the exons ATGGAACGTTGGCATAATCGGGTGGCCGTGGTGACCGGAGCCAGCTCGGGGATTGGGGCTGAGTTGGCCAGGAAGCTGATCGCTGCTggcgtggtggtggtggcccTGGCTCGGCGCCTCGAGCGCCTGGAGCAGCTGTCCCAGGAGTTGGGCCCGCAGCTCCACATCCGCCAGTGCGATGTAACGGACTTGGAGTCGGTGAACGCCGCCTTCGACTGGGTCGAGGAGCGACTGGGCGGCGCTGACATACTGATCAATAATGCCGGCAAGCTGTCGGGCGGCCAGCTGCTGACCATGGCCTTGGACACGGTCCAGCAGGTGCTGCAGACGAATGTCATGGGCGTGGTCTACTGCACCCAACGCGCCTTCCAGTCGATGCGGCAGCGCTCGGCGTCCGGCCATGTGGTGCTTCTCAATAGCGTCGTGGGCCACTATCTGTTCAACCCGCTGCCGGGCAGCCAGCAGGAGCTCAACATGTATCCTGCCACCAAGCACGCGGTGACCGCCCTCACAGAGCTCTTTCGCCAGGAGATGCGCGAGTTCAAGACCCAAGTGAAGGTTACG AGCATCAGTCCGGGCCTGGTGGACACAGAGATGGTGCCAGAGGCCTACAAATGCCTGCCCATGCTGCAGGCCGAGGATGTGGCCAATGCCATCATGTACGCCCTGGCGACCCCAGCCCATGTACAGGTGCACGAGCTGACCATCAAGCCCCTGGGCGAGCCATTTTGA